The Glycine soja cultivar W05 chromosome 6, ASM419377v2, whole genome shotgun sequence genome has a window encoding:
- the LOC114416283 gene encoding disease resistance-like protein DSC1, which translates to MESHFAKLSKLICLGPVNDDVRVVGITGMGGIGKSTLGRALYERISHQFNSRCYIDDVSKLYQGYGTLGVQKELLSQSLNERNLEICNVSNGTLLVWERLSNAKALIVLDNADQDKQLDMFTGGRVDLLRKCLGRGSIVIIISRDKQILKAHGVDLIYQVKPLNYNDAVRLFCKKAFKNNYIMSDFENLTYDVLSHCQGHPLAIEVLGSSLFDKDVLHWRSALASLRENKSKSIMDVLRISFDQLEDTHKEIFLDIACFFNFFNEDDVKYVKEVLDFRGFNPEYGLQVLVDKSLITMDSRWIQMHDLLRDLGKYIVREKSPRKPWKWSRLWDFKDFLKVMSNNKVAKNVEVIIIEDPYGIFRTRTMRVDALSTMRVDALSTMSSLKLLIFGYRIAGFKIEINFSGTLAKLSNELGYLRWPKYPFECLSPSIEPDKLVELILPRSNIKQLWEGTKPLPNLRRLNLSGSKNLIKMPYIGDALYLERLDLEGCIQLEEIGLSVVLSRKLTSLNLRNCKSLIKLPPFGEDLILQNLDLEGCKKLRHIDPSIGLLKKLRRLNLKNCKNLVSLPNSILGLNSLQYLILSGCSKLYNTELFYELRDAEQLKKIDIDGAPIHFQSTSSYSRQHQKSVSCLMPSSPIFPWMRELDLSFCNLVEIPDAIGIMSCLERLDLSGNNFATLPNLKKLSKLVCLKLQHCKQLKSLPELPSRIGFVTDSSYCALRQTGLYIFNCPELVDRERCTDMAFSWMMQLFQYQVKYKIESVSPGSEIRRWFNNEHEGNCVSLDASPVMHHHNWIGVAFCAIFVVPHETLSAMGFSEAEWSFPLFGDIPVDLYGDVDRELVLDKSDHMCLFYVDRLDIIADFHLKHKYLGRLLLKCDNEGIRFKESYAEVKKYGYRWVYIGDIEWSARKRKFGARKRKFGEIEENEGKRKKGIMSAEGRKNDATTSQKKTIKLLLNEFQNLSL; encoded by the exons ATGGAATCTCATTTTGCTAAATTATCAAAGCTAATATGTCTGGGGCCGGTTAATGATGATGTTCGAGTTGTTGGAATTACTGGGATGGGTGGAATAGGAAAGTCCACTCTTGGTCGAGCTTTATATGAAAGAATCTCTCATCAATTTAATTCTCGTTGTTATATTGATGATGTAAGCAAACTTTATCAAGGTTATGGTACATTAGGTGTACAAAAAGAGTTACTTTCTCAGTCTCTAAATGAAAGAAATCTAGAGATTTGCAATGTATCTAATGGAACACTTCTGGTATGGGAGAGGCTATCCAATGCAAAGGCACTTATAGTTCTTGACAATGCTGATCAAGATAAACAACTTGATATGTTTACTGGGGGTAGAGTTGATCTGTTACGCAAATGTCTAGGTAGAGGAAGCATAGTCATTATAATTTCTAGAGATAAACAAATATTGAAGGCACATGGAGTAGATCTTATTTACCAAGTGAAACCATTGAATTACAATGATGCTGTTCGATTGTTTTGCAAAAAAgcattcaaaaataattatattatgagtgattttgaaaatttgactTATGATGTATTATCACATTGTCAAGGTCATCCTTTAGCAATTGAAGTGTTAGGCTCATCTTTATTTGATAAAGATGTCTTACATTGGAGGAGTGCACTGGCTTcgttaagagaaaataaaagtaaaagtattATGGATGTGTTGCGAATAAGTTTTGATCAATTAGAGGATACACACAAGGAAATATTTCTAGATATTGCatgtttcttcaatttcttcaaTGAGGATGATGTGAAATATGTGAAGGAAGTTCTAGATTTTCGTGGATTTAATCCCGAATATGGCCTACAAGTTCTCGTTGATAAATCACTCATAACCATGGATTCGAGGTGGATTCAAATGCATGACTTGTTGCGCGATTTGGGCAAGTATATTGTTAGAGAAAAATCACCTAGGAAGCCATGGAAGTGGAGCAGGTTGTGGGATTTTAAAGATTTCCTTAAAGTTATGTCAAATAATAAG GTAGCAAAAAATGTTGAGGTCATAATAATTGAAGATCCATATGGCATTTTTCGAACAAGAACAATGAGGGTTGATGCTCTATCAACAATGAGGGTTGATGCTCTATCAACAATGAGTAGCCTTAAGCTTCTCATATTTGGATATAGGATAGCTGGCTTCAAAATCGAAATCAATTTTTCAGGAACACTTGCTAAGCTTTCCAATGAATTAGGATATCTTCGTTGGCCAAAGTATCCTTTTGAGTGTTTGTCACCAAGTATTGAGCCGGACAAACTTGTTGAGTTGATTCTACCTAGAAGCAACATCAAACAACTTTGGGAAGGCACAAAG CCTCTACCCAATTTGAGGCGTTtgaatctctctggctccaaaaatctaattaaaatgcCATATATTGGAGATGCCCTGTATCTTGAGAGACTTGATCTCGAAGGATGTATACAACTCGAAGAGATCGGTCTGTCCGTTGTTCTTTCACGAAAGCTTACTTCTCTGAATTTGAGAAATTGCAAAAGTCTTATCAAGTTGCCACCATTTGGAGAGGATCTAATTCTTCAAAATCTAGATCTCGAAGGATGTAAAAAACTCAGACACATTGATCCATCCATCGGTCTTCTAAAAAAGCTCAGAAGATTGAATTTGAAAAACTGCAAAAATCTAGTAAGCTTACCCAATAGCATACTAGGCCTCAATTCTCTTCAATATCTGATTCTCTCTGGCTGTTCAAAACTGTACAACACCGAGTTATTTTATGAACTAAGGGATGCAGAGCAATTGAAGAAGATTGATATAGATGGAGCTCCTATTCATTTCCAATCAACATCTTCCTACTCCAGACAACATCAAAAATCAGTTAGTTGCTTAATGCCTTCCTCCCCAATATTTCCATGGATGCGTGAACTTGATCTAAGTTTCTGTAATTTAGTTGAAATCCCTGATGCTATTGGAATTATGAGTTGCTTAGAAAGGCTAGATTTAAGTGGTAACAATTTTGCTACACTGCCCAACCTCAAGAAGCTTTCCAAACTGGTCTGTTTAAAGTTACAACATTGCAAGCAGTTGAAATCTTTGCCTGAGCTCCCTTCACGGATTGGCTTCGTAACTGATTCATCGTATTGTGCACTAAGACAAACAGGATTATACATTTTTAACTGCCCAGAATTAGTTGATAGGGAACGCTGCACTGACATGGCTTTTTCATGGATGATGCAATTGTTTCAG TACCAGGTGAAATACAAGATTGAAAGTGTTAGTCCAGGAAGTGAAATACGAAGGTGGTTCAATAATGAGCATGAGGGAAATTGTGTAAGCTTAGACGCATCTCCTGTTATGCATCACCATAATTGGATTGGCGTTGCGTTTTGTGCAATATTCGTCGTACCTCATGAAACACTCTCAGCGATGGGTTTTTCAGAAGCAGAATGGTCATTTCCTTTGTTTGGTGATATTCCAGTGGATTTATATGGAGATGTAGATCGAGAACTTGTTTTAGACAAATCAGATCACATGTGTCTATTCTATGTTGATCGACTTGACATCATTGCAGATTTCCATCTGAAGCACAAATATCTTGGCAGATTGCTTTT
- the LOC114417002 gene encoding TMV resistance protein N-like translates to MASTSNAIIQCTSSSSFQYDVFVSFRGEDTRNSFTGFLFGALKKQGIEAFKDDKDIRKGESIAPELIRAIEGSHVFVVVFSKDYASSTWCLRELAHIWDCIQTSHRPLLPIFYDVDPSQVRNQSGDYQKAFAQHQQSSRFQEKEIKTWREVLEQVASLSGWDIRNK, encoded by the coding sequence ATGGCTTCTACTTCTAATGCCATCATccaatgcacctcttcttcttcgtttCAGTATGACGTGTTTGTGAGCTTCCGCGGTGAAGACACACGCAACAGCTTCACCGGTTTTCTTTTTGGAGCTCTGAAAAAACAAGGCATCGAGGCCTTCAAAGATGATAAAGACATCAGGAAAGGCGAATCCATAGCACCAGAGCTAATACGAGCCATTGAAGGGTCTCATGTTTTCGTTGTTGTCTTTTCAAAGGACTATGCTTCCTCAACTTGGTGCCTGCGTGAACTAGCACATATCTGGGATTGCATTCAAACATCACACAGACCTCTTCTGCCTATTTTTTATGATGTTGATCCATCACAAGTGCGAAATCAGAGTGGAGACTATCAGAAAGCCTTTGCCCAACACCAACAAAGTTCCAGGTTCCAAGAGAAGGAAATtaaaacatggagagaagtTCTGGAACAAGTAGCCAGTCTCTCTGGTTGGGATATCAGAAATAAGTAA